Proteins co-encoded in one Thermochromatium tepidum ATCC 43061 genomic window:
- the mlaE gene encoding lipid asymmetry maintenance ABC transporter permease subunit MlaE, giving the protein MLEAVARLGRGVLDALERLGRAHLLLLAILLGLGEVLRRPRLLIDQLFNIGVLSLSIVGVSGLFVGMVLGLQGYYVLSQFGAAESLGVMVAASLVRELGPVVTALLVAGRAGSALTAEIGLMKATEQLAALEMMAVDPVHRLLVPRFLGGVLAMPLLAAIFSAVGVLGGYFVGVGLLGVDEGAYWSQMQARIDFTADLANGVVKSLVFGLVVTWIALFQGYDTIPTAEGVSRSTTRTVVHSALVVLGLDFVLTALMFGD; this is encoded by the coding sequence ATGCTCGAGGCCGTGGCGCGACTCGGTCGCGGCGTGCTCGATGCCCTGGAGCGGCTCGGGCGTGCCCATCTGTTGCTCTTGGCGATCCTGCTTGGATTGGGCGAGGTGCTGCGCCGTCCGCGTCTGCTCATCGATCAGCTGTTCAACATCGGGGTTCTGTCGCTCTCGATCGTCGGGGTCTCGGGGCTGTTCGTCGGCATGGTGCTGGGATTGCAGGGGTATTATGTGCTCTCCCAATTCGGTGCCGCCGAGAGCCTGGGGGTCATGGTCGCCGCCTCGCTGGTGCGCGAGCTTGGCCCCGTGGTCACGGCCCTGCTGGTCGCCGGACGCGCCGGTTCGGCCCTCACCGCCGAGATCGGGCTCATGAAGGCGACCGAGCAGCTCGCCGCCTTGGAGATGATGGCGGTCGATCCGGTGCACCGCCTCCTGGTACCCCGCTTCCTCGGCGGGGTCCTGGCGATGCCGCTGCTGGCAGCCATCTTCAGTGCCGTCGGGGTGCTGGGCGGCTATTTCGTCGGCGTGGGTCTGCTCGGGGTCGATGAGGGGGCCTATTGGAGCCAGATGCAGGCCCGGATCGATTTTACCGCGGATCTGGCCAACGGCGTGGTCAAGAGTCTGGTTTTCGGGCTGGTCGTGACCTGGATCGCGCTCTTTCAGGGCTATGACACCATCCCGACTGCCGAGGGCGTGAGCCGCTCGACCACCCGCACCGTGGTGCACTCAGCACTGGTCGTGCTGGGATTGGACTTCGTCTTGACGGCGCTGATGTTTGGAGACTGA